Below is a window of Pseudomonadota bacterium DNA.
GGCGGGTCAGAAACGGCAGCGTCAGAATCAGAACGATGAGCGGAACCAGATTGAAGGTGGCGAAAATGGTCTCGGAAGTGCCGATGATGCCCATGGCTTTTTCAAGAAAGTGTTTCGGGGTTGCAATGGTCAGGGCCACGGAACTGGAAAAGCCCGCATGCCAGACGAGAAAGCCGATGTAGCCGCTTGCAATCAGGAGCCGATAGTCGGTCCCCTTGACCTTGCGCGCCATTTCCTTGGCCATCAGGGCCCCGATTACCAGGCCGAAACCCCAGTTGATCCAGGAAGCCACCAGGGCCGCGAAGGTGGTGACCATGATCGCCTGTCCGGGGCTTTTCATGGCCCCGGCGATAGCGGAGAGCATATTCTTAAACAGTGGGCTGCTCGCCAGGACATAGCCGGTGACCAGCACCAGCACCATCTGCATTGAAAATGCCAGCAGGTTCCAGAAGCCGTTGCCCCAGAATTCGACCATTTTCATGGGTGATTGTCCGGCGATAGTGATTCCCATCAGAAAAACCACAAAGGTCAGAATGACGGCAAACAAAAAAGGATCCGGCAGGTAGCGTTGTACCAACTTGACAAAAAAATCGGACAATTTTCTAATCATGATTACCTCCTCTTAAGGTTGGCGGCTCAGGATTGCGGGCCTGATTATCTGCAAAACCACAGATTATTGTCGGAAAAGGTTAGTCACGCAGGGGTCTGAATGTCAAGAGAAAACCTGCACGAAGCCGCCCCGGGACGGGAATTGCGCTTTTCCCCGGGTTGTGCTATGTGGAGCGGCCGGTATGGGTGACCACCGATCATCGTTTGCGGGGGCGTAGGGTCTGGCTTAAGTCACGACTTGTCGCCGCATTTCTGAGCCTGGGGACAAGTTTAAGCAGAACCTTGCAAGTTATTTCCAGTTTGAACAACAAGAAAATGAGTTATTATTCAGCCCCCCGCAAAACCAAAAAATGGCTGAATCGTTACGAACCTGAATTGACAGGAGTCTTTGTTTGCGACCAGCGGAGGTGCCGTCAGGCACGGGTCGTAAGAGTCTTTTTTTGATTGCGGGGCACGTTTCCGCAGCAGGATTTTTTATGAAATATTTTTTGACCGCTCTTGCCCTGGCGATGATTATCGAGGGACTGCCTTATTTTCTGGCGCCGGGGGCGATCAAAAAAACCCTGGCACTGCTGAAGGAACAACCGGAAAAATTTTTGCGGATTTTCGGTCTGACGGCCATGCTTTCCGGTGTCATACTGCTCTATCTGGTTAATGTTTTCTGATTCGTCCGGGGTGGATTTTCCCTTTTTGCGCGTTGTCGTTTTTTGGGAATCTTCCGGGCGCGAAGAATTGTGCCGGGGATCTGATAACGGTTGACTTCACTTGGCAGTTGTGCTTTATAAGCGGGCTGTTTTTTGCCGATGGCCGCGGTTGATTCACGACTCTCTCAGGATCTTTGATAATTGGCCGAAAGAACAGTTGGGTATTTTTAGAAGCTGAAATTATGGATGTCGCCCTTTTTGATTATGAGCTTCCGAGCGAGCGCATCGCCCAGCATCCCCTGCCGCGACGGGATCAGTCGCGCCTGCTGCTGGTCAGGCGGGGCGTGCGGGAATTTGTTGACGGGGGCTTCACCGATCTGAAAGCCTATCTTCAGGCTGGGGATCTGCTGGTGTTAAATGATACCAGGGTGATTCCGGCTCGTTTGCTCGGACGCAAAGAAAGCGGCGGCGCGATAGAGGCTTTTCTGGTGCGGCTGGAAAAATCCGTGGTCGATGGCGATGAGTCCAAACAGCTCTGGCGGGTTCTGTTTAAGGC
It encodes the following:
- a CDS encoding DUF2065 domain-containing protein — its product is MKYFLTALALAMIIEGLPYFLAPGAIKKTLALLKEQPEKFLRIFGLTAMLSGVILLYLVNVF